Proteins from a genomic interval of Candidatus Thermoplasmatota archaeon:
- a CDS encoding isocitrate/isopropylmalate dehydrogenase family protein, whose protein sequence is MKSICVLPGDGIGPEVIDSAVDVLEKATDQLEFVRADIGKAAFEKHRSYLPDETFDLMKSSDSCLFGAVTSSDKPDHQSPVLRFRKELDLYANLRPVRTLVDVPNWPSIDIVLIRENSEGMYTQDEVFDDGGVTTRRRVTRRASERIVGFAIEYARLNGRQKITCVHKSNVLRASDGLFLGVFRELMDSRGAGLKAEEQLVDSAAMKLVVEPRVFDVIVTLNLYGDILSDVAAGVAGGLGFAPSGNIGPKHSVFEPAHGSAPDIAGKGIANPTAAILAGAMMLRHLGLARPASDVEKAVAEVYSTGHLTMDIGGRHGSRSFTEHVIRILAGAKHQ, encoded by the coding sequence ATGAAGAGCATATGCGTTCTCCCTGGAGACGGCATCGGTCCTGAGGTCATCGATTCTGCCGTGGACGTTTTGGAGAAAGCTACGGATCAGCTTGAGTTCGTCCGTGCAGACATAGGCAAAGCCGCCTTCGAGAAGCACAGGAGCTACTTGCCGGATGAGACCTTCGACCTCATGAAATCCAGCGACAGCTGCTTGTTCGGGGCTGTTACTTCATCGGACAAGCCGGATCATCAGTCCCCCGTTCTGAGATTCAGGAAGGAGCTGGACCTCTACGCCAACCTGAGGCCCGTCAGAACCCTCGTCGACGTCCCCAACTGGCCATCAATCGACATCGTGCTAATCCGCGAGAACTCCGAGGGAATGTACACGCAGGACGAGGTGTTCGATGACGGGGGGGTGACCACGAGACGGAGGGTCACAAGGCGTGCTTCCGAAAGGATCGTCGGTTTCGCGATAGAGTACGCGAGGCTGAACGGCAGACAGAAGATCACTTGCGTGCACAAGTCGAACGTTCTGAGAGCATCCGATGGCCTATTCCTTGGCGTTTTCAGAGAGCTCATGGACAGCAGGGGCGCAGGACTCAAGGCTGAGGAGCAGCTCGTGGATTCGGCTGCCATGAAGTTGGTAGTCGAACCCAGGGTGTTCGATGTCATAGTCACGCTCAATCTGTACGGTGACATCCTCTCGGATGTGGCAGCCGGTGTCGCCGGAGGACTCGGGTTCGCACCTTCAGGGAACATAGGGCCGAAGCATTCCGTGTTCGAACCTGCCCATGGTTCCGCACCTGACATCGCTGGCAAAGGCATAGCGAATCCTACGGCTGCAATCCTGGCGGGCGCCATGATGCTCAGACATCTGGGCCTTGCACGACCCGCAAGCGATGTCGAGAAAGCCGTCGCGGAGGTGTATTCCACAGGTCATCTGACGATGGACATCGGTGGACGCCACGGATCGAGATCATTCACAGAACACGTGATAAGGATCCTTGCGGGCGCGAAGCACCAGTGA
- a CDS encoding trimethylamine methyltransferase family protein, whose protein sequence is MIGFPKGKVAFKMFQKNDLESLHWGTLDVLENAGIKVFSKECLKLLEDAGSSVDYKTSCAKIPGNLVEEAIHKAKKNITLYARNPKNDVVLDGRRVFCTTDGNGTSVMDFNTGKRRMSTSEDLAMVGKVANALDSAHIFWPCISCQDIPDHLRHVVDLKVALSSIEKHVQVETTSHRREAGWLVEIGAALAGDEKALRKRPIFSSMHCPFSPLQLDGGSTEGALVLAKAGVPISFYGMPQAGITGPVTLAGSIIVNNAEVLAGLTMAQLAAPGSPFMYGTGGAAFDMRTMTWAGGGPERALISAGAGELSHHYGFPILCGGMVTSAKLPGPQACYEKMSSGLPQFYAGCDMIAGLGLLDDVTMLSYEQMVIDDEMAKIMARLAYGVTVDDDHMAVDVIKRVGPGGSFLADRHTMQWLSKEHFLTDITDRRTGEAWEADGKKSVVDRARVKAARIMKEHVVAPVPSEVAKEFESIVKAADKDIKTNGLD, encoded by the coding sequence ATGATTGGATTCCCTAAGGGAAAGGTCGCGTTCAAGATGTTCCAGAAGAACGATCTGGAATCACTGCACTGGGGAACGCTAGATGTACTTGAGAACGCGGGCATCAAGGTCTTCAGCAAGGAATGTCTGAAGCTTCTAGAGGATGCTGGATCGTCGGTCGACTACAAGACAAGCTGCGCCAAGATCCCGGGCAACCTGGTGGAAGAGGCAATTCACAAGGCGAAGAAGAACATCACGCTCTACGCCCGGAACCCGAAGAACGACGTCGTTCTCGATGGAAGAAGGGTATTCTGCACGACAGATGGCAACGGCACGAGCGTGATGGACTTCAACACGGGAAAGAGGCGCATGTCGACGAGCGAAGACCTGGCGATGGTTGGCAAGGTTGCCAACGCGCTAGACTCGGCGCACATATTCTGGCCATGCATAAGCTGCCAGGACATCCCGGATCACCTCAGGCACGTTGTCGATCTCAAGGTCGCGCTCTCAAGCATCGAGAAGCACGTCCAAGTGGAGACAACGAGCCACAGGCGAGAGGCCGGGTGGCTAGTAGAGATAGGCGCTGCGCTTGCAGGGGACGAGAAGGCGCTCAGGAAGAGGCCGATATTCTCCTCGATGCACTGTCCGTTCTCGCCTCTGCAGCTCGATGGAGGATCGACTGAAGGAGCACTCGTTCTCGCCAAAGCCGGTGTGCCCATATCGTTCTACGGCATGCCTCAGGCGGGCATCACTGGACCGGTAACGCTGGCAGGTTCTATCATTGTGAACAACGCTGAGGTTCTCGCAGGTCTGACGATGGCACAGCTCGCAGCGCCCGGATCACCGTTCATGTACGGGACAGGTGGAGCCGCCTTCGACATGAGAACGATGACATGGGCAGGCGGCGGTCCGGAGAGGGCGTTAATCTCTGCGGGTGCCGGAGAGCTCTCGCACCACTACGGATTCCCCATACTCTGCGGCGGGATGGTCACCTCCGCGAAGTTGCCAGGACCACAGGCATGTTACGAGAAGATGTCCAGCGGATTGCCACAGTTCTACGCGGGCTGCGATATGATCGCCGGGCTTGGTCTGCTCGATGACGTCACCATGCTGTCCTACGAACAGATGGTGATCGATGATGAGATGGCGAAGATAATGGCCAGGCTCGCCTACGGTGTAACGGTCGACGACGACCACATGGCAGTTGACGTAATCAAGAGGGTGGGCCCGGGAGGCAGCTTCCTGGCGGACAGGCACACTATGCAGTGGCTGAGCAAGGAGCATTTCCTCACGGACATCACGGACAGACGCACCGGCGAGGCCTGGGAAGCCGATGGCAAGAAGAGCGTGGTGGACCGTGCCCGCGTCAAGGCGGCGAGGATAATGAAAGAGCACGTGGTCGCACCAGTGCCATCAGAGGTCGCGAAGGAGTTTGAATCAATCGTCAAGGCCGCTGATAAGGACATAAAGACCAACGGGCTCGACTAG
- a CDS encoding pyridoxal-phosphate dependent enzyme, whose protein sequence is MIPLELIREFEKQMKALRIGGTSLVRAQKLEKKLGIRRLHLKLEGENPSGTHKDRIALLYTIDARMKDKDTLVAASCGNFGAALAHMAEKLNMKARVYIPKDFAAPRKAEIESKGGKIVLVDGDYEASIRKAAEESARNGWYNANPGGVNKEIGMYGYTFIAKEIAQSLGRSPDWISVPVGNGELISGMWQGFRSMGMKPRMLGYSNNNAIVHGLAKGAKAKVDVPTLEVTEVNEPLCGNYVTDPEEALAAILDSNGIGVEIPDSELVKAATLIMQEESLDILPASAGAVTAITKLDSRNHVFVAVLTGRGHFA, encoded by the coding sequence TTGATCCCTCTAGAGCTCATAAGAGAATTTGAGAAGCAGATGAAGGCACTCAGGATAGGGGGCACCTCGCTCGTCCGCGCCCAGAAACTTGAGAAGAAGCTGGGGATCAGAAGGCTGCATCTGAAGCTCGAGGGCGAGAACCCCTCAGGAACTCACAAGGATAGGATTGCTCTCCTCTATACCATAGATGCGCGGATGAAGGACAAGGACACTCTGGTGGCAGCAAGTTGCGGCAACTTCGGTGCAGCACTTGCGCACATGGCCGAGAAGCTCAACATGAAGGCGCGCGTCTACATACCGAAGGACTTCGCGGCGCCCCGAAAGGCCGAGATCGAGTCAAAGGGCGGCAAGATCGTCTTGGTCGATGGAGACTACGAGGCGTCGATCAGAAAAGCGGCTGAGGAGTCCGCTAGGAACGGATGGTACAACGCGAACCCTGGCGGAGTGAACAAGGAGATCGGCATGTACGGCTACACCTTCATCGCCAAAGAGATCGCGCAGTCCCTTGGAAGGTCGCCGGACTGGATATCTGTCCCTGTCGGCAACGGGGAACTGATAAGCGGCATGTGGCAGGGGTTCAGGTCGATGGGCATGAAGCCGCGGATGCTCGGCTACTCGAACAACAACGCGATTGTCCATGGCCTCGCAAAGGGAGCGAAAGCGAAGGTCGATGTGCCGACCCTTGAGGTGACGGAAGTGAACGAGCCTCTCTGCGGGAACTATGTCACGGACCCCGAGGAGGCCCTTGCCGCTATCCTTGATTCGAACGGCATCGGTGTCGAGATTCCGGACTCCGAGCTCGTCAAGGCGGCCACGCTGATAATGCAGGAGGAGAGCCTCGACATCCTGCCCGCGTCCGCAGGAGCCGTGACGGCCATAACCAAGCTCGATTCGAGGAACCATGTTTTCGTGGCGGTGCTCACGGGTCGGGGCCATTTCGCCTAA
- the ilvB gene encoding biosynthetic-type acetolactate synthase large subunit — MKGARAAVELLEKQNVQVMFGIPGGVLLPFYDELLQSDIRHILVRHEQCAGHMADGYARVSKKPGVCIATSGPGATNLVTGVATAFMDSSPIVALTGQVATNVLGNDAFQEADSFSLMMPITKHNFRVTDPTVFAETMKKAFLIATTGRYGPVHVDIPVDIFNAEITDEQMNKEVRVPKPKRNLAGLLDAIKLLEKAERPTIMVGGGVTWSRAGPEITRLAEMLMAPIVTTLMAKGSVPENHPLVLGVCGMHGRQVANYALNNCDVLLAIGTRFSDRVTGKLSEFGAKTKVVHVDIDSSEIGKNVKGRVGLVGDAWTVVNALIAGLQKRTKSGTWKDRIIELNKECTCDFDLRSDPLKPQKVIHELSKNLPNDAIVTTEVGQNQMWAAHFFKCYGKRMFITSGGLGTMGFGFPAAIGAKIARPESVVADIAGDGSLQMVSQEFATAVENDIPVMICLLNNGWLGMVKQWQKLFYGSRYMATKFAGTTPDFVKLAEAYGAEAIRVERHSEVAEAIQRGAKADVPFLIDFMVDPEEDVLPMTPPGKSTSECIKGRCIWKGGVC; from the coding sequence ATGAAAGGTGCTAGGGCCGCTGTGGAGTTGCTCGAGAAGCAGAACGTGCAGGTGATGTTCGGCATTCCAGGCGGAGTCCTGCTCCCGTTCTACGACGAGCTCCTGCAATCCGACATAAGGCATATACTGGTGAGGCACGAGCAGTGCGCAGGCCACATGGCGGACGGTTACGCGCGCGTCTCCAAGAAGCCGGGAGTATGCATTGCCACATCTGGCCCGGGAGCGACGAACCTTGTCACAGGTGTTGCCACGGCGTTCATGGATTCGTCGCCGATCGTCGCCCTAACTGGACAGGTCGCTACGAATGTGCTCGGGAACGATGCGTTCCAGGAGGCCGACTCGTTCAGCCTCATGATGCCCATCACAAAGCACAATTTCAGGGTGACTGACCCAACGGTCTTCGCCGAGACCATGAAGAAGGCCTTCCTCATCGCGACTACTGGAAGATACGGTCCAGTTCATGTGGACATCCCAGTAGACATATTCAACGCCGAGATCACGGACGAGCAGATGAACAAGGAGGTGAGGGTGCCGAAACCCAAGCGGAATCTCGCAGGTCTGCTTGATGCCATCAAGCTGCTCGAGAAGGCAGAGAGGCCCACGATAATGGTTGGTGGGGGAGTAACGTGGTCTCGGGCCGGACCAGAGATCACTCGCCTTGCTGAGATGCTGATGGCGCCGATAGTCACTACCTTGATGGCGAAAGGCTCCGTCCCGGAGAACCACCCACTTGTCTTGGGCGTGTGCGGAATGCATGGACGCCAAGTAGCGAACTATGCGCTGAACAACTGCGACGTGCTGCTCGCCATTGGCACCAGGTTCAGTGACCGTGTGACTGGTAAGCTCAGCGAGTTCGGCGCGAAGACGAAGGTCGTGCATGTGGACATCGATTCCTCTGAGATAGGCAAGAACGTGAAGGGCAGAGTCGGTCTCGTGGGAGACGCATGGACCGTCGTGAACGCCTTAATCGCAGGACTCCAGAAAAGAACGAAGTCAGGGACGTGGAAGGACAGGATAATCGAGCTCAACAAGGAGTGTACCTGTGATTTCGACCTCCGCTCTGACCCGCTCAAACCACAGAAGGTCATTCACGAGCTCTCCAAGAACCTCCCGAACGACGCCATCGTCACGACCGAAGTGGGCCAGAACCAGATGTGGGCGGCTCACTTCTTCAAGTGCTACGGGAAGAGGATGTTCATAACATCCGGCGGGCTAGGGACGATGGGGTTCGGGTTCCCTGCAGCCATAGGCGCAAAGATCGCTCGTCCTGAGAGCGTTGTTGCTGACATCGCAGGCGACGGCAGTCTGCAGATGGTGTCGCAGGAATTCGCCACAGCCGTCGAGAACGACATTCCAGTGATGATCTGTCTGCTGAACAACGGATGGCTGGGCATGGTCAAGCAGTGGCAGAAGCTCTTCTACGGCTCAAGGTACATGGCAACGAAGTTCGCGGGGACAACCCCGGACTTCGTCAAGCTAGCGGAGGCCTACGGGGCGGAGGCGATAAGGGTGGAAAGGCATTCCGAGGTGGCCGAGGCGATCCAGAGAGGCGCGAAGGCCGATGTTCCCTTCCTGATCGACTTCATGGTGGACCCTGAAGAGGATGTCCTGCCAATGACGCCACCGGGGAAATCCACCAGCGAATGCATCAAGGGCAGGTGCATATGGAAAGGCGGGGTGTGCTGA
- a CDS encoding acetolactate synthase, with protein MEVMMMLVYDQPGVMQRVMGEFNRKRINVETIVVGKCEMPERARIVLSIEDREKALSVIEHLRALHEVIEVDLVDTSRHEAYALLYSKEGMCRVTGTVEEVDIIVKKSQPERYIQAMNAI; from the coding sequence ATGGAAGTAATGATGATGTTGGTGTACGACCAGCCGGGTGTGATGCAACGGGTCATGGGCGAGTTCAACCGAAAGAGGATAAACGTTGAGACGATTGTGGTCGGGAAGTGCGAGATGCCCGAGAGGGCCAGGATAGTCCTCTCAATCGAGGACAGGGAGAAGGCTCTTAGTGTGATCGAACACCTGAGAGCGCTCCACGAGGTCATCGAGGTGGACCTGGTCGACACCTCCAGACACGAGGCGTACGCTCTGCTCTACAGCAAGGAGGGCATGTGCCGTGTCACAGGGACTGTGGAAGAGGTCGACATCATCGTGAAGAAGAGCCAGCCGGAGAGATACATACAAGCAATGAATGCGATTTGA